The window TTTGATTCACTCCCGACACGTCTGGTTTTTGTCATCGGCGCATCACTTTCACCTCGACCCTTCCCACCGATATCTAATCCCTGTCCTCGCCTCGACAGGCGTGCGACGCCCATCACCAAAGCGAACACAATGGCAGCACCACCCACACGTCAGTGGGGAGTCACTCCTCCGATCTCAACCGCTCTTCCGACCCAAGATGAGCTTGTCGCGAACGATAATCTGATCGCTGAGCTCAAGGCACAGAACAATTTCGAAGCTCCGTCCGAGACTGAGCGAAGGTGGGCGATCAACCAGCCCAAACAAACGTAGGGGTTGTGTTGCTAATAGTGTCATTCCAGAAAACAAATGCTGCAGTTGCTGCAACGCGTCGCCGTGGAATTTGTCAAAGTGGTCAGTCGCAAGAAGGGACTCTCTCCTGCCGCGGTGGAAGCAGCAGGAGGGAAGATCTTCTCTTTCGGAAGTTACCGACTCGGTGTCTATGGGCCAGGTGAGCTCTCTTTGGGCAGAAGATGATGCTTTCGACTGTACTAACCACTGTTTGTGCGACAGGATCGGATATTGATACCCTGGTGGTTGGACCAAAGCATGTCCTGATCGACGACTTCTTTTCCGATTTCCCCCCTGTGCTCGAAAGAATGGCTCCCGCCGGTGCGATTGAGAAGATGACGCCAGTTCCGGATGCCTTTGTTCCCATCATCAAACTCGAGTTGTCGGGGATCAGTATTGATTTGATTTTTGGTCGTTTGCTTGTCCCCTGTGTGCCAATGAACCTGGACCTCAAGAACAATGACTATCTCCGAGGACTGACTGAAGCTGAGGTTCGCTCGCTCAACGGCACTCGTGTCACTGACGAGATTCTGGAGCTCGTTCCTCAGCAAAAGACGTTCCGCCTCGCCCTTCGCGCAATCAAGCTCTGGGCTCAGCGTAAGAATACAGCGAATGCTTCGTTGAGATTGTGGTACTAATTCGTTCATACAGGCAGGGCTATCTACGCGAACATCGTGGGCTTCCCTGGAGGTGTCGCATGGGCAATGCTGGTGGCCCGAGTTTGCCAGCTATACCCCCAGGCGACTGGGTCGGTGATTGTGGGCAAGTTCTTCCGGATCATGAACAAGTGGGCTTGGCCTCAGCCTGTATTACTGAAGCCGATCGAGGAGGGCCCACTCCAGATCAAAGTGTGGAATCCGCAGGTAAGACAACACCACCTTTAATATCACTTTGGTTGCCTAAATTGACCGGATCCTTCCAAACAGCTCTACCATCATGATAAATTCCACCTCATGCCGATCATCACCCCTGCTTATCCCTCCATGTGCGCCACGCACAATATCTCGATGTCAACAAAAGCGGTCCTCCTTCGCGAACTTCAGCGTGGAGGTGACCTTGTAGACAAGATCTTCATGAAGCAAAGCTCCTGGAACGATCTATTTACACGCCACACATTCTTCACACACGATTATAAGTACTACCTCAGTATCACTGCTTCCAGCAGGACCAAGGAATCCGAGGGGGTCTGGTCTGGTCTCGTCGAGTCCAAGCTGCGGCATCTTGTCGGAGCTCTGGACCGGAAAGCAACCATTGCGGTGGCACATCCTTTCCCCAAGGGCTTTGAGAGAATACACACCATCTCCAATGAGCAAGAGATGGACGCCGTCAAGAATGGATCGACCAAGTTCCAAGCTACTGGTACGAAGACCGAAACGACTGATGAGACCAAGGACCCAGCCCATGAGGCTGCAGCACAGAATGGAGTGGAAAACGCAGATGTCGCGCAACCcgcagaaaagaaagccgaAGAAGACAGCCAGACCGTGTACACCACCACCTATTACATTGGCCTGGAGTTGAAGCCGCTGGAGCCAGGTGCCTCCCGATCTTTGGATATCTCCACTGATGCCCAAATCTTCAAGTCAACATGCACATCTTGGGCTGGATACCAACCCGGCATCAATGAACTGGCCATCAGCCATGTTCGCAGGTATTTTGTTTACGATCCTTGTGTTTGAACTTCCCATCATCTGACCCTTTGCAGTTTCGACCTACCCGACGATGTCTTCCAACCCGGAGAAACTCGACCACCCCgacccaagaagaagatgatcaagaagaccgaggcGGCCGGCCAGAAACGCAGCATCAGCGAATTAGACGTAAGTCCACAGAAGCGACGAAAATTGAGCCTGACTCGGCCAAATTTCCATACTGGAACCCGCAATTCCACCTCCCGCGAGACAAATTCCAAGGTATCAATAGCTGGGAATGACTAATACCGAGTTTTTTTCTCCCCCCAGAATGCTTCCCAAGGAGCCGCCAAGCGCCAGGTCACGTCGAGCGCTATGTCTAGCACCCCAACTCCGGCTTGAATGCCCTCTTGCGTCGTCCGCACCCCATTCATCCCGTCGGGGCTTGTCCCCATCTATATCCTGCTATCCGTGCTCTGTCGCTGATACAGTAACatgaccatctccgccgaATATCCCGgtccaaaaaaaaagaagaaaaaaccTCTAACCCTCGCCAGCATGGCAAGCCGCCATTCCCCATAATGAATCTCCCACCTCGCTCAAGTAGCACAAGGTcggtttcttttctcttccatccttcTCATCTGTTGCTGGCCTAGCAAGCAAAAGAACAGTGTCTGTATTCCCTGCAGTCTATTCGGacttcgctctctctctcacctcGCACACACTCGAGGAGTTGGATTTGTTTCTTTATCGTGCTCCGCAGCAGTAGTATTCCCGGTACCGACGCCGCAGGTGGTGCTTTGTCGCCACTGTACATATCACGCTGGCGTCTTGCAGGTGTTCTGGTGGTTTTTTTAGTCCAGCTAGGTTAGCAGAATCGAAGTGTTTGTCCCGTACGcgtattttttttttatccTTATCTTCGTTAGCGTATGTAATATGGCTTCTTTCTATGTTCTATTCTTCCTACAAATGAGGTACATATTGGGAGCATGACACCGTTTTGAAATGCAGTTGCGGGCAAGCCCCTCCTCAATCTAGAGATCTTCTGACAACAAAACTGACGTATATAAATAGAAGGTGCCTGTCAGGGGCTTGTCCAGATGTGCACAACCGACTATGGGAAAAGACAACTATGATGAAGCTCTCTATTAAGTGCTCTGCTTCGTCATGCTTGAAAATACTATATATAGTAGCGCACGAGATTTCTTAGGGCCGCACAACCCCAACAGTGACTCAAAAACTAGCACCATATCTTAAATTTAACCGCTGTGATAAGTATATTGGTACAAAAATATCACATTGGAGATTTGCGCGAGCGCGTAGACCTATAATAAGAATTTGGGCAGTTGTCTTTCATTCACCAGCGACGGGAATATGCACCACATGCGCGACGAATGGGGCAGTGTTGTTAGACGCCTCCACTAAACTGATCTGAGACGGGAGTGTTCCAGACGGGCCCTCCCGAGGCCCAGGCGGACCTCGGAGCCACCCAATCTCTGCCCTGAACCAATTATTATTTGTTTGGCGAGGACAGCTCTGCAGCTTCACTGGCTAGAATCCTGCCGCTAGCTTAAGCCCCCCTGCACTGTGCGGCGGTTCTTCACGTCTTAAGTAATATTAAATGCCAAGGCCCCTTTTGTTCACCCTGAAGGCGGAGAGCGACAGCCACCGCGCACGACGACTACTCCCTTTCCAACACATACACCCTTCCCCTGGCTATATCTCACGTCCTTTTGTTTCGCGCACTGTTTGAGACAACTCGCGTCCGCACCATGACAGTCTCCGAGTCAGAGCCCCTGATTAGGCACCACAAGCTGTTGCAGTCCTACTACGCCTCCTTGGAATCAAGGGTTGGCTACCGTTTTATCTTAGGCGGAACTCGACATTTTGGGTACTATGATACTGGTACCTGGTGGCCTTTCCCTATTGGGAGTGCGCTCCGGAAGATGGAAGATCGCCTTTTTGAAACGCTGAACCTGCCACCGGGGTCCACTGTGCTTGATGCTGGCTGCGGCTACGGCCACGTTGCAATGCGAATGGCCCAAGGAGGCCTCAAAGTTAGGGCTATTGACCTTGTCGACCGACATATCGCCCATGCTCGGAGTAACGTCGCTGCGGCGGGGCTCGAAAAAACCATTACTGTTCAAAAAGCGGATTTTCATCATCTCGATGATTTTCGGTCCGAGTCTTTAGATGGCGTCTACGCAATGGAAACTACAGTACATGCAACAGACGCGAGAAAAGTGCTGAACGAGTACTTTCGTCTACTAAAACCCGGCGGTTCTATTGCCCTATTCGAATATGAGCATTCCGTCCCTCCAGACGCGCCAgaggagatggtcaagatgTTCGGACAAGTCAACAAGTATGCTGCAATGCCCGCAAACATCGAATTCGAGGAAGGAACTTTCCCAGGACTCCTCGAGGAAATTGGTTTTCAAGACGTCGAGGTTTCCGACTTGTCAGAAAATGTGAAGCCGATGTTgcgcctcttcttcgtccttgCGTACATCCCGTATCTGATAATCAGATGCTTCGGACTTGAGGCACGTTTCATCAACTGTGTTGCTGCGATCGTCGCATATCGGTATTTCAGCTTCCATCGCTACGCCGCGGTTCGTGCTTCCAAGCCCACTTCCGGAAACACGAGCCCTGTTGAGCCCAAGAAGATTCAATAGAGGATGTCTTTCATTCTCCCCTCTTCCATGCGCAGCATCTACACGAAAATCCTAACAACGAGTTACGCAACCATGGGAAATCAACATACGTGGCAACTGATGCCATTAATGAATTTTACGTTGAGATTAAGCTATATTGGCTCTGATCTGGTTATATATCATAGGCAAACAATTAGGGCTGAGGTAGAGCAGTACAAAATGAACACCAATAACAAAATCAAACGTATTGATTCAATGAAATGCCGAGAATTGTTCAAAAATGTGGCAATATCCCGGACCAGTTCATAGTCAGATAGGCACTCGCTGGAAGCGAACGCAGTTGAATAACGTCCTCGAGAAATATGAATGCTCGTGCGTGACAATAAACAACGCCGAGCACATATATCGGCAATATCGCTTTCAAAGGAACAGCGAGTTCCGGATCTCGATCCCACGAGTTGTTTCGTGTAAATTCCCCGATCACTTTCGCCAAGCGCTTGAATCTGTTCCAGAGTGGATGGCCCGCTGCAGGCACCAGTGCCTGGCTAACGACCTTGGGAGGTGTTCTCGCATCAATATACGGACGTAGGTGGTTCGGGTAAAATGAAAAGGCAAAATGTCCAATAGCCCAGAATACGAAGGCGCAAAGTAAGATAGATGTGGACGAGACACGCCACAAGATCTTCTCGGCAGTAGTTGGAAAGCTGTAATTCCAGCCGGCCACAAATATGGATGCATAAATAACAGTCAGCAGATAGAAAAGAGCAGAGCCAACGGTTGAAGGTTTGGAAACGATCGTATTTTGAAATCGATCAACAGGCTGCTTCGGTAATATGACCATAATGCGCAGCTTCCGAAGTATATTAACCCAATTAGACCAGTACAGAGACCATGACCATTCGTTCCTAGACACAAAGTCCAAGGGTGTGTAACGATATGGTCTTTTGGCTTGATCTCCTGCATCTCTCAAAATTTCGTCTAGAGTAACATTCGATACGATGATTTCTGGCGTTTGGACGTCGGCGGGCTTTTGGTACCAACAAACCGTAGTTGAGACGCTGCAGACAATAAAGGCAGCGGCGGTGAGCTCGCCAGTGCATATTTCGAGGTTTTGTGAGGCACGTCCGCAGATGTTGATGATAAACCACAGTGTTTGTAATAATGTGAGGAGCCGCAGCATACTGTCGACCTTGTTCTTATCCGCGATCCTTTTCTTATCAAGATCGGGAGTGTCCACATATTCGTTCGTTATGAGATAGTGAAGTTGTTTTGCGTTGATTGGAAAAGCGACAAAATCGTCCGTTTGCAAGTGAAAACCGCCCATGTCGGCATAGAATGCGTGTGTCATTGTCCATCCTTCAATTCCTAGTGCCTTGAAATCCTTCACGGATTGATGTGCGGATTCCCACTGGGAAAGAGCGATCTGAAAGATAAACTCAGGTCCCAAGAGAGCCAAGGCAGTCAGATAGATTTTTCGTCGAAAGATTTTGCCTCGTGAGTCGGTTGGGGCTGGCACATTCAGACAGAGGCTCGACCACGAACAGAGGAACATGGTGAAGCAGCAGTCCCATATAATGTCAGAAGTTCCTCTTGTATTTGGGCCACTTTGCCATCCTTCCTGTCTTTCTTTGTGTGATTCAGTATTATTCGTCGAGAGTATAGGAACGGAGGTTCTGTTGCTATCTGTCGCCGTGGCAGGTAGTGAAAAAGCGTGGTCAATGAGTAGAAGAGTTGAAAATACTAATATGGAAGCACTCAGGCTCATCGTGGATTTATTGTTATGCGGAGGATAAATGCGCTATAGAAAAAGCTGAATCTGTGCTTTTTAGCGTCCATTGCGAGCGTATTTAACCCACCATTGAACGTGCATAGTTTACCAGGGTTGTTCAGCGCTAGCATCCCATGTAGACTCTTGCAAATCTATATCTGTAAATAGTTTAGTCGGGAAAACTAGCTCGCGATGATGTTGGCCAAGCCAAAAGTACTGGTGTGGATACTCGCATCTCAGCGCATCCTGGTTGCTTCAGGAGAGAATCAGTCATCGGCGGCGAATGCCATGTTTTACAGATCTTGGACCGCCCTTGCCTCGCTTCTCTAACTGTTAAAAGGGTCAGAGGAACATCATCCTATCCTAGAAATGTAGTAAGTTGTGGAATTCATCCATGAACCAATATTTGAACCAGATATACACCTTCCATATCAGAGCCTGAGGCCTCCGAGTTGAGTCTTGAATCAGAAACTTAACAAGCACTTTATGATTTCATATCGAGTTCATGTAATTTGACGTAAAGACTCGTAAAGGCGCCTGGCCTGGGGAGGTTGTACCCGTAAAAATAGCCCCAGGAATAATTGGATGAGGCAAAAGGGATGAAATTAATTTAATATGCAGTAAGCATACTTCCAGACTACTTTAGGTAgcagttttttttttgtgtcGATCGGGGGCATTCATCCTTGTCGCATGAATGTATGTACACGCGCGCTGAGCGCTGAGCCAATCAGGCAATGTGCAAATGGTCCAACCGCTCGCCCCATTGTAAGAGGCTACTGCATCAACCCCTACATAAAATTAGCTTGATAGAACGTACCAATCAATGAATCCTGCTTACCGCACTGATGGGGCTACGTAACTAACTAAAAATGAGGCTTCACCCACACTGTACATATCACCCGATCGATCGTCGACGGCCCTTTGACTTAATCTCGGTATTTCCACAAATCAGAGCGCCCCATCGGCAGGATCCGGGTTATGCGAGGCACTTACCTACAGTACtatggatggatggatatAAGTCAGGTACTTCGCTAGGAGGGCTTCGGTTTTGACTAGCGAAACAGCTGTAGCTTTCAGTCGATGCTTCTTAAGGACCGACTATTGTTACTTGCCGCTGATGCCCCCTACTTCTGCTTGTTTACCACGACCTAGGTCTTTATCGATCTGAAGACAGCTACTTGCGTCTGGCAGAGGTTCACGATATCACCAGCGCAGTATTCCACGACTCCATTCAATAAACTATCGCGATAGCACTTGCATCTGAGCTGGTTATCTTGCCATCCCATCGTGGAAGAAGCTGAATGCCTGCACAAAATCTAACTAGCGCAGCCAAGATTTGTTCTGCCGACCGCGGGCTGCAACCAATAGGGTTGTGGAATCTTGCTTCGCTGCGTTTCTTACCGGAATTAGGCGTCCAGCGGATATAGACGATGTGTACATAAGACGATGAGACCCCGCCATTCAGTTCCAGATCTACTAGccccatctcctcgaaggcTACGATCACAATTCTTCAGTATGGGATCGGAACCCGGATTCAGTCTCCATGTCACCATCTACATTGATCCTCAGAACGTTACCAAGTTCTTTGAGCATTTCAAACCGGTCTATGACGCCGTAGTTGCGGAGCCGGAATGTCGCTTCTTCGAGGTGTACCAGTCTCCCGATGATCCGGGGACCCTGCACTGGGTTGAAGACTGGTATGGTGATCAGCTCTGACATCCTAGAAGGAATCAAGATAATCTAACATCCTGTCAAGGGTCGCATCCACTGAGTGGTTCATGACTGTCTGTTGACTTTACCGTTTGATCTAGGCAGGTATACTGACCTCGATATACAGACCCAGATTACCAAGGATTACTACAAAGACTACCTGGCAGCCACAGAACCCATGTTTGTGAAGCCTCGAGAGTTTAAGATATTAACTCGTCTTGGAGCACCATATTATACTGCCAAGAAGGAATGAACTATGAGTTTTAGCTAGTAAATAATTCTAGACTGTGTAGTCATATTCACCCGGGTAGCCAGCCTCACCACGCTTCGTATATGAATCAGTTTCCATCACTATTGGTTGCCTTACTGAGAATAAAACCTACAGTACCGATCAAGAAATAGGCATAAGCGGATACGGCTCAGGCCCACCTTCTCGGAAGATAAAACATAGTCCCCTTGTTATTATTTCTGGGCAACATGGGACGATTCTTCGAGTGGCCAAGCGGCTTTGCATATACTGGCCCATTTTAGAATGCAGGCAATCAGCTATTATTATCACTGCGCATTTTACGACAGCAAATTATTGACTATTTGTTTCCTACGCTTTGATTTCATGCTACAACATGCGAGATCCACCCTACCATTCTTGCTCCATCGCCGCTCTCGTCCATCGTGACGTATTCTTGGGTTATACAGATCACATGATATTTCTACTTAGATAATCAATCCTATTACATAAGTTGTGGTGTCCCTAACAAAAGCTGTggtgtccctatcaattcccttATTATGTTGTACGAAAGAAAATAAAGTTGTCGGAATGGGCGGTTCATGCAATGATATGCTTCACAATAGGTTTGTGATATTTTCCGGACTCGAGCGAGGCGAATTCATGGTTTTCATGATCCGAGAACTGTACTTGACACCGTGTCCATAACCCTAAGACGGCTTGGACTTCTTCAAAACCAGCCAGCTGTAGCGCCGTTGTCCAGATAGAACAATAATTGTCTACAGAGAACAATGATAGATGAAGCGTAGGAAAATACCAATTGCAAGAACTGTCCTGGTTGACCGGGCAGCCGGACTTAGCGGGCCGAGCTAGTCCCGGATTGGCCCGCGAAAACTTTTCGGAACCGCCATCCCTTCAACCGCTTtccctcctttctttccaccCCCAATTTGAattctcttccctcttttcatctccatccccactccaccatggcctctATTCAAGAGAAACCGCTTGATGGACTTTCTTTGTACTCCCGCTTCGCATTTGCCGGTGCGGTGTGTTGCAGTATAACTCATGGAGCTGTCACTCCTCTTGATGTGTAAGTCGAAATGGTCCAAAATGCGGCGTGGTGGATGGTTGTGGCTAACGGCGCATCTTTTTCCAGCGTCAAGACCCGTACCCAGCTGGACCCGGCCACCTACAACCGTGGCATGATCGGTGGCTTCAAGCAGGTCATCCAGAACGAGGGTGCTGGCGCTCTCCTGACTGGTTTCGGTCCCACCGCCGCCGGTTACTTCCTCCAGGGTGCCTTCAAGTTCGGTGGCTATGAGTTCTTCAAGCAGCAGTCCATTAACTACCTGGGCTACGAGACCGCTGCCAACAACCGCACTGTTGTCTACCTTGCGTCCTCGGCCTGCGCCGAGTTCATGGCTGACATCGCCCTCTGCCCTCTCGAGGCCACCCGTATCCGTCTGGTGTCTCAGCCCACCTTTGCCAGCGGTCTTCTGAGCGGCTTCACCAAGATCGCGTCCCAGGAGGGCATTGGTGCTTTCTACTCTGGATTCGGACCCATTCTGTTCAAGCAGTAAGTGCGCCTGAGCTGTGGTGTAATGATACGCGTTGGCTAACCCTAAAAACCTAGGGTCCCCTACACCATGGCCAAGTTTGTCGTCTTCGAGAAGGTCTCCGAGATGGTCTACCGCTCGGTTGACAAGAACAACCTCTCTGATGGCCAGAAGACCGGTATCAACCTGGGCTCTGGTCTCGTCGCcggtctcgccgccgccatcgtcTCGCAGCCCGCCGACACCATGCTCTCCAAGATCAACAAGACCCAGGGTCTTCCCGGTGAGGGCACCGTCTCCCGCCTGATCAAGATCGCTAAGGAGCTTGGCCTCCGTGGCTCGTACTCCGGCATTGGTGTCCGTCTCTTCATGGTTGGCTCCCTTACTGCCGGTCAATTCGCCATCTACGGTGACATCAAGCGTGTTCTTGGTGCCACTGGCGGTGTTGAGATTGGAAAATAAGTGAACTCGAGTGTTTTTGGCACTGGAGGATAATAGAGACTACCCCTAGATTTCGTTTGTTTCTGCCCCCAATTTGTCCATCCCCTAAATACGATGTACAATACTTTTGTCTCATTCTCTTCAACGAAGCTCGTTTGGTTCTATTTTGTGTATTATGTTTCTCTGTTCCATTTCCGCTCATTCTACATGGTAATATCTCGCAGAGAAAACCCGCCAACCCCAAGGCCGTCCTCTGCCTCCACGACAAACCAATGATAGCCAGTGTAATAAGCATATCCCTCGACTTTGACTCGCACACTTGGCCCCAATTCAGCCTCAACAGACCCAACAAACCCAGCAAGACCCTGATAGGCACGTGTAACCAACGAATTATATATCCTTTTCTCACCCACAGGTAAAAGTCCTTTGGCATGTGCAAGGGCAACGCGAGCAGCGACACAGCCACCGGTAGGAG of the Penicillium psychrofluorescens genome assembly, chromosome: 1 genome contains:
- a CDS encoding uncharacterized protein (ID:PFLUO_001151-T1.cds;~source:funannotate) — encoded protein: MGSEPGFSLHVTIYIDPQNVTKFFEHFKPVYDAVVAEPECRFFEVYQSPDDPGTLHWVEDWVASTEWFMTTQITKDYYKDYLAATEPMFVKPREFKILTRLGAPYYTAKKE
- a CDS encoding uncharacterized protein (ID:PFLUO_001150-T1.cds;~source:funannotate); this encodes MTVSESEPLIRHHKLLQSYYASLESRVGYRFILGGTRHFGYYDTGTWWPFPIGSALRKMEDRLFETLNLPPGSTVLDAGCGYGHVAMRMAQGGLKVRAIDLVDRHIAHARSNVAAAGLEKTITVQKADFHHLDDFRSESLDGVYAMETTVHATDARKVLNEYFRLLKPGGSIALFEYEHSVPPDAPEEMVKMFGQVNKYAAMPANIEFEEGTFPGLLEEIGFQDVEVSDLSENVKPMLRLFFVLAYIPYLIIRCFGLEARFINCVAAIVAYRYFSFHRYAAVRASKPTSGNTSPVEPKKIQ
- a CDS encoding uncharacterized protein (ID:PFLUO_001149-T1.cds;~source:funannotate) translates to MAAPPTRQWGVTPPISTALPTQDELVANDNLIAELKAQNNFEAPSETERRKQMLQLLQRVAVEFVKVVSRKKGLSPAAVEAAGGKIFSFGSYRLGVYGPGSDIDTLVVGPKHVLIDDFFSDFPPVLERMAPAGAIEKMTPVPDAFVPIIKLELSGISIDLIFGRLLVPCVPMNLDLKNNDYLRGLTEAEVRSLNGTRVTDEILELVPQQKTFRLALRAIKLWAQRRAIYANIVGFPGGVAWAMLVARVCQLYPQATGSVIVGKFFRIMNKWAWPQPVLLKPIEEGPLQIKVWNPQLYHHDKFHLMPIITPAYPSMCATHNISMSTKAVLLRELQRGGDLVDKIFMKQSSWNDLFTRHTFFTHDYKYYLSITASSRTKESEGVWSGLVESKLRHLVGALDRKATIAVAHPFPKGFERIHTISNEQEMDAVKNGSTKFQATGTKTETTDETKDPAHEAAAQNGVENADVAQPAEKKAEEDSQTVYTTTYYIGLELKPLEPGASRSLDISTDAQIFKSTCTSWAGYQPGINELAISHVRSFDLPDDVFQPGETRPPRPKKKMIKKTEAAGQKRSISELDNASQGAAKRQVTSSAMSSTPTPA
- a CDS encoding uncharacterized protein (ID:PFLUO_001152-T1.cds;~source:funannotate), with the protein product MASIQEKPLDGLSLYSRFAFAGAVCCSITHGAVTPLDVVKTRTQLDPATYNRGMIGGFKQVIQNEGAGALLTGFGPTAAGYFLQGAFKFGGYEFFKQQSINYLGYETAANNRTVVYLASSACAEFMADIALCPLEATRIRLVSQPTFASGLLSGFTKIASQEGIGAFYSGFGPILFKQVPYTMAKFVVFEKVSEMVYRSVDKNNLSDGQKTGINLGSGLVAGLAAAIVSQPADTMLSKINKTQGLPGEGTVSRLIKIAKELGLRGSYSGIGVRLFMVGSLTAGQFAIYGDIKRVLGATGGVEIGK